The nucleotide window ctacatgtggaaaaatgatcattttacccctagtttaaggatttcacatcctaactccaaaaatttctaATTGTCCTAAACTctaatatcaactcaaaaaaatttaaaacaaatcacaactatgaaaaacaaaCTATGGCCGAAACATCCATAAGATTTTTGTCACACTTCTtctaatttcaaaactcataatcaaACCAAATTTTTGCAACAACGAtcttcctatgctaggtttaaaaatatacttaaaacatccaaaAAGAACTTACTAATAATCAACCCAAAAccttttagtaaaaagatccaaactttttaattaaaaacaaacccttgaatcacaagttttgatcttattcaaaacatcttcaagAATTCCAACaagatcaaatcttacttctaacatattcataaaatcatcctaagatcaaccatgctttaaatgatcaaataaaagtcaccaaaaatcacaaaataacacttggaatttttggttttacacttagtccaaaaacagaaactttccTCTCACCTAACTTTGATCAGtttcttgatccatggcttaaagacatgtgatcttcaaactaaaacatcacatggtttaaagatgtgttctaaagaagatccaaccatcaaacttaaaatcacatggctataactcaataaaacatggatctaacccaaaaatatcaaatcttaggcctaattgaaatcctcttgcatggaaaaattatatctttaaaactaatactaaatatcttcaaactaacatcctaacatgtgtATAataggcttaggatcatcacataaaaatatcaaagcctttggagtaagattaaaccacgaaatattcagactttctcaaaacaaaaactgtttttccacttctagttttcaagtttctagatctaagaaaatctgTCATCAAAAACTTTAGTCATGAAATAAAACCTCAattaacattcataaacacatgctaacaactcTCAATTAGATGTTCAGACCAAGATAtgttcattagcttggtcaaaattttcaaaacataacatactctccagttttatgcccagaatgacctttccatagttaaaaataccaatcaaatgagcaagAAATGAGATTAATAAGGGCAACtacactcaaatacaaacaacttTTCTGAAGGAGTCATAgtgcaaaaatacttaaaaatggTCAAAAAGCTCCAGGCAAAAACACCCAGAAATCTGgctgagagagctcttttgagtttctatCTAAGAACAGGGTGAAGAAGTGATTAAAGGGAGTgaaatgtgtcttgcacgactttactTTTGGAgagagaagttatgggcttgaataacccttgattggaggtggctatgtgacataaagtggagaacaGTGAGGGGCAAGGACTACCTACAGTAGTAAGGACTACTTGCAGCAGCTATGAGGTATGGAGGTTGATGAGGTGGATTTCTACTTCACATCAAGGAACTAATGGGTGCAGTGGATGGCCTACCATGTGgtggaggaaacttcttcaagaaaatttgccaaggtggccaaatttgTGGTCCTTGGTGGGCCTCagccaagtgggcttcaatttggggtttaaatggggtttggttggggtttggttagggtttgggatactatcaagcccaaatctaatttttcttgacccaattaaatttccaagatttaaaaggttggataatgatgttataacaaggattttattaattaatagtatgtggaagtaatttaatcaagtgattaaacacaatgctagaaatcagattaaaaaggaTTCGggggccaactttagggtttgggaaaccatttagggtttcggtttcaaccaagtttttggggtttcaattggattccagcCATTTGGGGTTttctaggattgaaaccttctttggtatggcccaatttggttgatcagataaaacaaagttttacttaggtggtatgatctcacaccttcatttccttcacaaatccatctaatggttcctaatggtgccaagtgtcaactatttactatgtgtggctaagatctggccaagtgtccaaataaaacttctctaacctaatttggacatttcacactgtgattttggaAACACTACACTAGGTgcacttatcgaggttactattcactccaaaaaatgcataataaacttagtactaaaagatcctaaatattcatattaacctatagtgaaaatcgtttaccgaaattcaatcccgaagtgtccctaaaaataattttacaatttcgaACAGGCGTTTCgtccaaaattattaaaatgggttattgtgccataaaatcctaaataatcaactgagtctaatggtgtagatcaaaacacattctgacacttctaactatctcaaataattaaactcatatttctagtacCATAGTGAGttataacactgactatgttgacagactaaaacctgtgcgattaGTCGAtacgtaaaaacttatgggattttcatgAGGTTcttaaaatcaatagaaatttcaccagtgaatttctagcaggctgttacagGATTTGTCAATTCAAGTTGGTGGCTCACGGGCCACCTGACACTAGTGAACCATGGGTTTGCCACCCGTATCCATTTGAGATgccttttagttttttttttctttagtaagttatcatctttttattcttttagggTTCAACTCTTTATGGCTCTTACTATTTTTTGGAAGTGATTTAGCACAAAAACATTTATGTTGCATGTTATAATACGTTCAACTTGCCATTACCATTAGAGAATGTTTGCAAACATTTTTCATCCCATTctatcatatctcatctcatctcattttccttcaaaaCATTATTCcaacacaaacactttcaaactaatcattagaaaattttcaaattaatcattacaattttttcaacttttcaaataataaaaaaaaaacaattcaaatattttaaatctcaaaacaaaaaatatattaaaaaattatattctaacaatattttaactttataatattttttattaatttttttctctcaccttTCTtgaaactcaataaatatttatcctggttttcatttgttttagggctcgtttgaggatgagagaattttgtaaataggaaataaaaccaaaacaaaaaaggctCAACTCTCCTCTAAGCTCTCTCTGCGAGAGAGAATAGGTGGTGTGGGCAGTCTCAGTGTTCCTGAAACAGCCTAAGGGAGCGATTCCCCTTAGTCTGATCATGTGATTAAGGGTGGAAGGCATGGAGGATTTGGAGGAGGAATGGGACCaacttaggagacgtttggattcgcaagtcatctcaactcatctcaactcatctcactactattcattactattcagcaactttaactcacaaatttcactactattcataactcatctcattactattcacaatccatctcaactcatctcagctcatctcaaatcatcttcgaatccaaacgtcttaGTCTCACTGAGGATGAAAACTCGGTTATTGAAATTGGCTAAATAAGCTTAGAGACTGTGGTCTGACCACAGATTGGGGAAGGAAGTAATTAGATCGACAATGGCTAAGATTTGGAAAATTGGAAGCTCTTTCCAATTTTAGGAGATTAGCACAAACCTGtttgtaattagttttaaatGCTGGAAGGATAAATGGAGAGTGATGGAAGGGAGACCCTGGTTATTTGATAATTGTTTGCTGGTTCTAAAACCTTTTGATGGTTTAGTCCCCTCTCAGAAGATGAATTTTGATTGTGAGGATTTCTGGGTGCAGATGACTAACCTCCCACTTGCTTGTATGAATCATGAAGTGGGCCAACAAATCGGAGGTACAATAGGTGATGTTAAGGGGGTAGATGTGAGAGGGGATGGAACTGGATGGGGGAGCTTTCTAAGAGTTAGAATTGggctaaatttgaagaaaacaaTTGCGAGGGGACGAACTATCAATCTGATTGGGGAGAAAATCTGGAGGTATGAGGAATTGCCCAGAATGTGTTTTAAGTGTGGATTTATTGTCCATGGTGGGAAGGGATGCAGCAATACGAGAGCTAACACAACTGGTAAGCTGGGGGGAAAACTTCAATATGGTGTTTGGCTTCGTGCTCCAAGTATGGCCGGAAGAATGAATGGGAAAACCACTTGGTGGGGGAAGTAGACCTGGATCTGGTGAGTGGCAGAAGTATGGGGAAAATATGGCAAAAAACAAGTTTGATCCAGAGTTTAATGAAGCAAGAGCAGAGGGGTCTCAGCGTAGGGAGAGTACTAATTGTGCACATCAGTGTCTGGCTGTTCTTGATGTCACAATAGAGGTACCTGTGGAGATAGCAGTGAGACAGGCAGCGGATAGTGTTGAGGCCTGCTTTCAAGGGGAATAAGACAGGGGGACCCAATCTCCCCCTATCTATTCATTTTGTGTGTTGAAGGGCTTAACTCCCTAGTTGAATCAGCTGAAAGAAGAGGTGAAATAAGGGGGGTAGTAGTGACAAGAGGAGGTACACGAGTGAGTCATcttctttttgctgatgattcTGTTATTTTTTGTAGGGCAAGAATGTCAGAATGGGTTAAAATTCAAGGGCTGCTTAGTACTTATGAGAAGGCCTCGGGACAGATTTTGAACAAACAAAAGACAACTATTTTCTTTAGTTCTAATACCCCTATGGCAGTGAGATCACATATACAGCAAATAGCAGGAGTGACAACTTGCAGCAACTATGAGAACTATCTTGGTCTACCACCTATTGTGGGGAGATCAAGGTATAATACTTTCAAAAGTCTAGAGGAAAGAGTATGGATAAAAGTAAATAGCTGGAAGAACAATTTCCTTTCACAAGCTGGGAAGGAAATTCTATTGAAGGCAGTCATCCAGGCGATCCCCACATACTCCATGAGTGTTTTCAGACTACCGAGAAGGCGGTGTAAGGAGATATCAGTTGTTATGGCaaggttttggtgggggcaTATGCAAAACGATAGAAGAATTCAGTGGAGAAGCTGGTTCAAGATGGGATATTCCAAGAAGAGAGGGGGTTTGGGTTTTAGGGACCTTGAGAGCTTCAACAAAGCCATGCTGCCTAAGCAGTGTTGGAGGATCCTTAATAACCCGTCTTCTTTAGTTGCCAGAGTGATGAAAGAGAAGTACTTCAAAGGGGAAAGTTTTTTGGAAGCAAGACTGGGGTATGCTCCTTCCTTAATATGCAGGAGCTGATGGTACTCTATTGGTTTGGTTAAGGAAGGCCTTCGTTGGAGGGTGGGAGATGGGAGTCAGATCAGAATCTGGAAAGATAGATGGGTACCATTGTCCTCCACTCACATGGTACAATCTCCTATGAAGATTTTATTCTAAGGATTCTTGTGTGCAACAGCTTATTGATGAAGGATCGGTTTCTTGGAAGAAAGGACTGGTTGAAGATATCTTTCTTAAGGATGAGGCTGCTGCTATATGTAGCATTCCTATTAGCAGATTTGGTGGGGTTGTACTGACAAAGGAACTTTCTCTGTCAAGAGTGCTGCCTATCATTTGGAGCACTCAAGAATAAGGGATGGGAAAGGTGAGCATTCAAATGTGGCAGAAGCTAAATCAGTTTGGAACTCTATCTGGAAGCAAAATGTACAGGGGGTAGTAAAACAATTCATTTTGAAGGCTTGTCACGATTTAATTCCTACAAGGTTGAATatgttcaagaaaaatatttgtgatacCAACCTCTGTCCTATTTGTGAGAGGGGAGTGGAAACTATTTCTCATACTCTTTGGTGCTGTCCAGAAGCCTCGGATGTATGGGCAGAAATTGGAAGTCCTGTTCACAAATGGGCTAATACAAAGATGGAGTTCATGGAGTTGTGAAAGAAGTTGAATGTGTGCTTGGAAAAGGAGGAGGTAGGGCTAGTAGCATGTACGATGAGAAGGAATtctgtgatttttgaaaagaaatttgagaatcCAAGGAGGGTGTTATGTGTTGCTAAGGAGAGCAGAGATGATTTTATTGCAGCAAATATTTAGACACAGACTAGTCATGCAAAAAGGGAAgtgaaaaagtggaaaaaaccCCCTGATATGGTCTGTAAAGTTAATTGAGATGCAACTATGGATGTGAAGAATAAGAGAATCGGCATTGGAGTCATATGTAGGAATGCAGAAGGGGATATTTTAGCTTGTCTTTGTTTAAAAATGGATGCTGTCATGAGACCAGTTTTGGCTGAGGCATTTGCATTAAGAAGAGCCACGGTTCTTTGCTTGGAGCTGGGCTGTCCTGTGTTATTTTGGAGGGGGATTCAAAGGTGATAGCCAATGATACGAACAGTAAGGAGGAGGTATGGGCAGATTATGGCATTTTAATTGAAGATATGAGAAGTTTTCTTGCAGCAAACTCAAACTTGTTGCTGTCTTTTACttgtagagagaaataacaTAGCTCATTTACTTGCAAAAATGGCACTTACTTGTAATGAAGAACTAGTATAGATAGAAGAGGACCCTTGCAAATCATGAATTCTGCGTTAAAAGGAGAAATACTTTAATGATTaactttgttgatagtgaatgaatgaaagataCCACttttatacttcaaaaaaataaatatttatctcaaattattacactactattcacaaaccatcatattattatttataaaattctcatcatctcatttcatcctcTTAACCAAGTGAACGGTAATcaacagataaaaaaatatattgcctTGATCCGTGCATCCTTTTGTGAACgtatcatttctcaatagaATATGAATTGAAAACTGCAAAATCGAAAAGTAAATCGATAAAATTACAAAttgcaaaactaaaaaaatcaagaatcaTTTAGTATTTAATCTGTTATTTACAAAGAAGGTGTGTAACTAAAGCACCTCAGcgaagtaaaaaatattttatttccaaaaaataaaaaataaaagaaaagaaaaacactcaACCACAGCCCGAttaaactgacgtgatttggGGCTTTTGTAAATTCTCTTCTGTGTACAGCAAACGCCTCTTGTTCGAGCCATATCCTTGATATTGGTATATAATGCTGTAAAGACACGGTCTCAGGCACTTTGCGTCAAACGTCTCTAAGAATGTCAAATCTATTTCCCTAGATTTTGCACCAGCAAATCGTTGGTACTCCTCAAACACAGAAGACAAACACCAATTCTGAAATTTTCTCAGGCAACCAACCAGACAACCTGTCCGATGCTgcaggaaaaacaaaacaagaaaaattattaaataatcaaaccttgaaaagaaaaacaaatcaaccAGCTGTTAAGGCATTTATctcatacttttaaaatattggAAGCTAAAAATTAGAATGCGAACCATATACTGCTTTTAGGGCCGTAATCGAACTGAACCGAGCcggtctttggcttgccgagctctGTTCAACTCAACATACTCGAGCTCGAGTTCGAGCCCGAActcgagatttttttattattctttgttcgaactCGATTtgataagctaaactctcaactcgaattcgagctcgtcccacaaacgagttcAAGTCGAGCCGAATTTGagctcgaattttttttttttttgaataagatttaataattaataaattaaataaaaaaaaattaaaagatctaaTTTACAGCCCTAACTGCtttggttttccactattgtaCTAAATGGAggcaatgttcatgatttcttgtctttaatttatcgctcttagaatatatttaggtgttttttgtatacttcatgtgtacacAAGCTTTGCCtacttcattcatatcaataatatttatctcttacttaaataaaaaaaataaaggaatgcGAACCATATACCTTCCCACGCTTACAATGGATCAAAACTGGATGATTTCTAACATCTGGaaacaccaaaatataaattaaaaaaaaaaaaattgacgtaAGGAATACAAAATAACAGGATCTAACTAAATTTCAACCAAAAGTTAATTGAAagtttgtcagatcataatccTAATTACCAATTAAGACTTTCAGAGCCTCCATGATCGTATCCTTGAGATTAGATAAAGAAGGCTCCTGCAAATGCAAAGGGTTATGCACCTTTGTACCATACAGTTTAAAAGGGCAAAACTACACACATTTCATCATATGTCATTCTCGTCAATGGTAATTAAAACCACACAGTTCAACTACTGAGGTTTCGATTTATACGGCAAGGACTTCATAAATCAAGCAATTCAGTATGCCTATCCATTTGGACATTGATGActgaaaacataaaatcattaGCATCTATATGttcatcatatataaaaatatacacaGCATACTTATGGACATATTCTATCAGCCATAGGCCCATATTATAAGTTCTGAACAGTTATAGATAATTTGCCAATAAAATACGATGGGCGCCAGACCGTGACACCAAATGAAAAAACTACAGCAGGAgaagagaacaaaaataattacatattcttcttcttctttcttattaaggtcaaaacatgaagttcttttttttccctgtttttGCTCGTAAGCTACCATCAACTGCATTTAACCATTCTATATATGATCATCAATGGAAAATATTCCAGCCTTTTGAAACAAATTCATGAACTAGAAATTTCCCTTAGGCTATAACTGCTATTATTGTACTTTTTTGAACCAATACTGTTTTAAATCACTGCAACAAACAGTCCTCAAACAGGAATGCTTTTCTGAACCATTACCATAAATACACAATACAACACACCGTATTCCAAACTAAAAACTTGATAGAGCGATGAGAGTTGAGAGATAATTACCGTCTTCCCTTCGATTCCAAACTGAAAGAGCCGAATATTCCGAGAGCGAAGAAAATCCAAGTTCTCCTCCGGGTATGGTTCGGGACACAAATATCTGTTCAAATTCCCAATCAGACACAAGTCAATATCTTAGAACAATCCAAGACATCATCCTTCGTTTCTCGAGAGGTTTCAATAAGGAAAACTTAATTTTCGTTTTagaaaacaacaagaagaatgtCCAAAAACCACCGTCTAATGCAATAACTTTTTGTAAAGCAATGCCAAACGAGACAAACCAAAAACACAATTCCCATATTTCATaattcattttctctcttctctcggATTTCCCGACAAAAATTTTATGGGCGACAAAACAGACTCCcacataaaacatatataaaatgattttctcaaAACACAGGAACATGTCACGGGTGCTTGGCAGAGGCCTTGAAGTGGTGCAGATCAGTAAGGCTTGGAGGAAGTCTGTTATGAGGTTGTTAGGAAGTTAGTTGCAGCAGTTTAAGCCGTTAGAGGAACTGAGGTTTAATGAAACGAATCGTTTTAATTCTTACGGAAGTGTTGCGTTTTAAATTCTTAGCAACTGCGTTTAGTGTTTTAGTGAAACGTTGCGTTTCATGATGTAAACTGTTAGTTGCGTTTTACATTTGCTTTCTTGCGATTGTTAGAAGGTTGTTAGACATCTGCTTCTATAAAAGCAGAGGTAAGTAGGATGAAAAGGCATTGAATAATCCTGAGAGTCTGTTTGGGAGGTTGagaattcctcgaaaattctataCAAGGTTTATGAATGAAATCTTGTTCAGTCTATTCTGTGTGTTGATTGTTTCTGAGGTTTTGTTACGAATTCCTGGTGCTGGTTCAAGAATTCAGCAGCTTGAaccttacaagtggtatcagcaGTGGACGATCCTACAATGGCGGAGGGCACAAGAGGCTCGATGAAAAGTCAGCAAGAAGGTTTACAAAAGCAACAAGAAATTATGCAGAAGCAATTGGAGCATCATCACCAAGCAATCAGTGGGATTTCAGAAAGGTTAGATCAACTCACTGACATGTTACGTTCTGTTGTTGAATCCAGTCATGTTAATAATCAAGAAGTTCGTGGAGGGAATGGTGATGATAGGGGTGTAGTTTGGAGAGGGTTGCGTTTAGAATTTCCACGATTCAATGGCACTGATCCTAATGGATGGGTTTTTAAAGCCACTCAATATTTTGACTACCACCAGACACCATTTCATCAGAAGTTATTAGTGGCTTCTTATCACATGGAAGGAGAGGCGTTGGTATGGTACCAAGAAGGGTTGGATTCTGGCCAATTTAATTCTTGGGAGTCCTTAATCTTGGCTTTACAAGTGAGGTTTGGGCCATCAGCATATGATGACCCAATGGAGGCCTTGATGAAGTTAAAGCAAACTTCTTCTGTCACTTTGTACAAGTCACAATTTGAAGCTTTGTCTAATCGATTAAAAGGACTATTTGAAAAACATAAACTTAGCTGTTTCCTGAGTGGGTTGAAAGATGAAGTCAGATTACCAGTCAAAATGTTTAATCCTGTCAATCTAGGTGCTGCTTTTGGATTGGCAAAAATCCAAGAGGAGTATATTTTATCTTCAAGAAGACCTTGGAAGACTAATATGAATCTTGGTGAGAAAGGGGTTGTTGATAATCCAGTGGAAATTTCTAATAGAGGGCCAAGAAATCAGATCCTAGCTAAGAGGATTACTTCCTTGCAGatggatgaaaaaaggaaaaaaggtctTTGTTACCACTGTGATGAGAAGTGGAACCCCAACCACATTTGTAAAACTCCAAAGGTTTATTTGTTGCATGTGGATAGCAGTGTAGAGAATGAGGAACCACAAGTGAATGAAGAGCTGGTAACAAAAGTTAATTCAGTTCTTGAAAAAGAATCTGAAGAGCTCGAGGTTTCCATTAGTGCAATTTCTGGTTGTACTAACAGCAATGCAATGAAGTTGTTGGGCAAGATTGGTTCATTTTCTGTTGAAATCTTGGTGGATTCAGGAAGTACTCATAACTTCTTGGATCCATTGGTCGTGGAGGCAGCAAAGCTTAAGGTGTTAAAGGATAGAGGTCTTCAAGTGAAGGTGGCTAATGGTGCTAAAATACTTAGCCAAGGCAGATGTGAAGAAAATATCAGCATTCAAGGTACTAAGTTCTTAGTTCCTTTTCATGTATTAAATTTGGGGGGTTGTGATATTGTATTGGGTGTCCAATGGTTGAAGACATTGGGGGGTATTCATTGGGATTTTACCAAGATGATCATGCAGTTTGTGGTGGAAGGAAAAAAGCTTTCTTTGCAAGGCTTAGTTTATGATTCAGTAGCAGTACACCCTGGATTGAATCTGTTGAAATCATCTTTTGTGAGGCAACAAGGGTGGTTGTTGCAGATAATGACCTTGGAGACCTGTGTAGTTGAAGGGCAAGTGCATAGTGAAGTGGAGCAATTGTTGGGGCTGTTTAAAGGAATATTTGAAGAACCCGAGTGCTTACCCCCACCTAGGGAATTTGATCATTCGATTCTGTTGAAGGAGGGTGCTCAACCAGTTTCAGTTAGGCCTTATCGATATGCTCATTATCAAAAAGCTGAGATTGAGAAGATAGTGAATGAATTGCTCAGTAATGGAGTTATAAGGCCTAGCCAAAGTCCTTTTTCTTCACCTGTGTTGCTGGTAAAGAAAGCTGATGGTAGttggagaatgtgtattgactatCGAGCCCTCAACAATGAAACCATTAAAGACAAGTTTCCCATACCTGTTATTGATGAGCTTCTTGATGAGCTTCATGGAGCTAagattttttccaaacttgacTTAAGGTCAGGTTATCATCAAATAAGGGtgaaagaagaagatatttcaaaaactgcatttagaactcatgaaggccattatgagttcttggtaatgccatttgggcttactaatgcaTCTGCTACATTTCAaggattaatgaaccatgtcttCAAGCCTTTTCTTAGgaggtttgttttggtttttttcgaTGATATCTTGGTTTATAGTCAAGATTTTGCTCAGCATTTGGAACACTTGAAGGCAGTCTTAACTGTTTTACAGCAACAAACTTTATTTGCTAAGAGATCTAAGTGTAAATTTGCTGTCCCTGAAATTGATTATTTGGGCCATATAATATCGGGAGATGGAGTTAAAGCAGATCCAGCCAAGATTTCTTCCATGATTGATTGGCCAATTCCAAAAACAGTGAAGGCATTGAGGGGCTTTTTGGGCCTGACTGGTTATTACAGGAAGTTCATACAGCACTATGGCTCAATAGCTTTACCACTTACTCAGCTGTTAAAGAAGAACTCTTTTCATTGGAATAAAGAAGCTGAAGCAGCTTTTGTTCAGTTGAAGAATGCAGTATCCAAACCTCCTGTATTAAGACTTCCAGACTTTACAAAGGAGTTtaccattgagtgtgatgcctcGGGAGTGGGGCTGGGTGCTGTCTTGATGCAGGAAGGCCAGCCAATAGCTTTTTTCAGCAAAGCTTTAAAAGGCAAGGCTTTGTTACTTTCAACATATGAGAAAGAACTTTTGGCCTTGGTTTGTGCAATGGCATGATGGAGACCATATCTTCTTGGTCaagtttttaaaatcaaaactgaCCAACAGGCATTGAAACACTTGTTAGAACAAAAGGCAGCAACTGAAGCTCAGCAGAAGTGGATTTCCAAGCTTATGGGATATGATTTCAAGATTGAATATAAGAAGGGAAGGGATAACAAGGCACCAGATgctctttcaaggaaaatgatgGAGGAGACAGCTACATTAGCCCTCATATCTTTTCCTACTCCTATTTGGGTGGATGAGCTTAAGCAAAGTTATGTTCTTTCTGAGGATCTTTACAGTATTATCACTGCCTTACAGCAAGGAAGTCCAGTTCCAAAAGATTACTCTATGCAGCAAGGTCTTTTGCTGAGGAAAGGTAAGCTGGTTATAGTACCTTCTTCCTCTTTTCAACAAAAGATTTTACACTATATCCATCATAACCCAGAAGCTGGGCATGTTGGGTATCATAAAACATTACAAAAGGCACGGATGGATTTTTATTGGCCTGGTATGAGAAGGGATATCAAAAAATTGGTGAAGGAGTGTCAGGCTTGTCAAGTGAATAAGCATGAAACAACCCATCCAGCAGGATTGTTGCAGCCATTGCCTATTCCTCAGACTCCTTGGCTGGACATTGCaatggattttattgaaggcCTTCCATGTTCCAAGGGAATGACTGTTATCCTCACTGTGGTTGATAGATTGACCAAGTTTGGTCACTTTTTTCCTATGGCACACCCTTATACAGCTAGCAAGGTAGCTGAGGTGTTTTTTTCTGGAGTTTTTAAGCTTCATGGGCTGCCTAAGACTATAGTATCTGATCGTGATGTGGTCTTTACTAGCAAATTCTGGAGGCAATTATTTGAGATGCAAGGAACTAACTTGGCTTTTTCCTCAGGATATCATCCTCAATCTGATGGCCAAGCAGAAGCTTTAAATAAATGTGTTGAAGGCTATTTAAGATCATACATTGGCACCAAGCCAAAGAATTGGAGTGCTTGGTTACCCATGGCAGAGTGGTGTTATAACACTACCATGCATTCATCGATTGGTATGACTCCATTCCAAGCACTTTATGGCATCTGTCCTCCTAAGCTGTTGACATATGTTCCTGGTACTACTGCTAATGCTGCAGTAGATCAGCAGCTGAAGTCTCGAGATGAAGTACTTTCCCTTTTAAaggagaatttggaaaaggcACAAAGTAGAATGAAATGGTATGCTGATCAGAAGAGAATTGAAAGAGTATTTGAAGTGGGAGATTGGGTGTTCCTTAAACTGCAGCCTTATCGACAA belongs to Juglans regia cultivar Chandler chromosome 8, Walnut 2.0, whole genome shotgun sequence and includes:
- the LOC108981553 gene encoding tyrosine-protein phosphatase DSP5-like isoform X1; the encoded protein is MGLILEGEENDQVLLPPSNFSLVEDGIFRSGSPQSSNFPFLDSLNLRSIIYLCPEPYPEENLDFLRSRNIRLFQFGIEGKTEPSLSNLKDTIMEALKVLIDVRNHPVLIHCKRGKHRTGCLVGCLRKFQNWCLSSVFEEYQRFAGAKSREIDLTFLETFDAKCLRPCLYSIIYQYQGYGSNKRRLLYTEENLQKPQITSV